Proteins found in one Venturia canescens isolate UGA chromosome 8, ASM1945775v1, whole genome shotgun sequence genomic segment:
- the mol gene encoding dual oxidase maturation factor 1: protein MRGWFDAFRNDGGPTLYSYSNRTPVTGDVNLITIFVIFCTIFTAFLIIFPGIRKEKLTTFWTVTLSLFVGTTIQVAQYGSTWHTTSSTIVSPYSAFSKQRMSAEIGGYIGLMHINITYRVYPERDGPTDVEYNERFWWRSSDEMMNSFKGALHRGAPFPIVSLAEYFSLHQEGFSWGSRYREAGHYASIMLWTSFAAWVMMNLLLMVVPRYGAYSMMVTGLWMLLTDLTYWSLLPCEPLVAHVDGSILIFNFGWNYWLVLVAGISCFFSGLVITAIDLIFPHQFSTILEVDYDTPYDRHVIIEESFDTRNVKRKLHKTDEAFSDRIISQISTSLSNGKEESMHPVLGQRTSHQQSQQGVLNRGYVSHELSEYQRDTNRPETSKNNWSYPFPPVPHSSSRGRQWETKVGQYESQTRFI from the exons ATGAGGGGATGGTTCGATGCGTTTAGGAACGACGGTGGCCCAACGCTCTACAGTTACAGCAACAGAACACCGGTCACCGGTGACGTCAATCTCATAACAATATTCGTCATATTCTGCACAATATTCACCGCATTTCTCATCATATTCCCGGGAATTCGTAAAGAG aaaTTAACGACCTTTTGGACTGTGACGTTGAGTCTGTTCGTTGGCACGACGATACAAG TCGCTCAGTATGGATCTACTTGGCATACAACATCCTCGACGATCGTCAGCCCCTACAGTGCTTTTTCGAAGCAGAGAATGTCCGCGGAAATCGGTGGCTACATTGGCCTCATGCATATCAACATAACGTACAGAG TGTACCCTGAGAGGGATGGACCAACGGACGTTGAATACAACGAGAGATTCTGGTGGCGAAGTTCCGACGAGATGATGAATTCGTTCAAAGGTGCTCTCCACCGTGGAGCCCCGTTTCCGATAGTCTCCCTCGCCGAATATTTCAGTCTCCATCAGGAGGGTTTTTCCTGGGGGAGTAGATACAGAGAAGCGGGACACTACGCTTCGATAATGCTCTG GACTTCCTTCGCTGCCTGGGTGATGATGAATCTGTTACTGATGGTCGTACCGAGATACGGAGCTTACAGTATGATGGTCACCGGACTGTGGATGCTGTTGACCGACCTGACGTACTGGTCGTTGTTGCCATGCGAACCTCTCGTCGCTCacgtcgacggctccattttaattttcaactttgGATGGAATTACTGGCTTGTACTAGTCGCCG GCATCAGCTGTTTCTTCAGCGGTCTCGTTATCACTGCCATAGATCTGATATTTCCTCATCAATTTTCTACTATACTGGAGGTCGATTACGACACTCCGTACGATAGGCACGTCATTATCGAGGAGAGCTTCGACACGAGAAATGTTAAGAGAAAATTGCATAAAACCGACGAGGCTTTCAGCGACAGAATTATCAG TCAAATATCAACGTCGCTGAGCAATGGAAAAGAAGAATCGATGCATCCTGTATTGGGTCAACGTACGTCGCATCAACAGAGCCAACAAGGCGTATTAAACCGTGGTTACGTATCTCACGAACTATCGGAATATCAACGCGATACGAATCGACCAGAAACGAGTAAAAATAACTGGTCCTATCCATTTCCGCCGGTTCCACATAGC AGTTCAAGAGGTCGACAGTGGGAAACTAAGGTTGGACAATACGAGAGTCAAACAAGATTTATTTAA